DNA sequence from the Deltaproteobacteria bacterium genome:
CGGCAGGCAACGGCGATCGCCTGGAACGCCTCTCACGCCACATTCCCAACGAACTGGCGCAGAAGATCCTCGCCAGCAAGGGCTCGATTGCCGGCGAGCGCAAACTCGTCACCGTGCTCTTCTGCGATCTGGTGGGCTCCACGGCGATCGCCGAACGGCTCGATCCGGAGGAGTATCACGAGCTGCTGGAGCGCTATCTCGAACTCGCCTTCGCCGAAATCTATCGCTTCGACGGCATCGTCAACCAGCTCGCGGGCGACGGCATGATGGCGTTGTTCGGCGCGCCCGTGGCCCACGAAGACGCCCCGCATCGCGCCATCCGCGCCGCACTCGCCATCCGCGACGCGCTCACGCGGTTCAACGAGCAGGGTCAGATGGCGGCGCGCTTGGCCGGCCGCGCGCTGCGCGCCCGCGTCGGCATCCACACCGGCCCGGTCGTCGTCGGCACCGTCGGCAACGACTTCAAAATGGATTACTCCGCGATCGGCGACACCACCAATCTCGCCGCCCGCCTGCAAGCGCTCGCGCAACCCGGCACCGTGCTGATCAGCGAAGCGACGCACCGCCTGGTGCGCGGCTTCTTCGAAGTGCAGCCGGCAGGCACTTTCGAAGTGAAGGGCAAGAGTCAACCGGTGGCGGTGTACGAGGTCCAGCGCTTGAGCGGCGTGACCTCTCCGATGGCGATCGCGCAGGCCCGCGGCATGACGCCGTTTGTCGGGCGCGGCGAAGAGCTGGCGCAACTCATCGCGTGCTACGAGCGGCTCAGCGGCAGTCTCGCGCAGGTGGTCGCGATTGTCGGCGAGGCCGGCAGCGGCAAATCGCGCTTGGTGTACGAGTTCAAGCAGCAACTCGGCGGCGAGGACGTGGTGTTCTTCGAATCGCGCTGCTCTTCGCTCACGCAAACGCAGCCGCACTCACCCTGGGTGCACATGCTGCGACAATATTTCGGACTGACCGCGGGCGAGTCACCCGAGTGCGCATGCGACAAGATCCAGAGCAAGCTGGCGCCTCTCGATCTGCCGCCGGCCGTGTACACCAACTTGTGCCATCTGCTGTCGCTCCATGGCGATGCGGCGCCTGAGGAATCGGAGGACGAGATCCGGCGCCACGTCTTTGAAGCCGTTGCCCACTTCATGGGGGCTGTCAGCAAAAGCGCGCCGGTCGTTATCGTGATCGAGGATCTGCACTGGATCGACGATGCCTCGCGCGAGATGCTGGAGCTGGCCGTGACGCAGATCCGCAGCGTGCGGGTCATGCTGCTGGTGAGCCACCGCCCCGACTTCCAACCCTCGTGGCGACCGCAGGCGGCCTTCACGCTGCTCAACTTGCGGCCGCTGACGGATCACACGACCGCGGAGATCATCCGTGCGGTCGCCGGCGGCGCGCTGCCGCCGGAGTTGGAGCACACGATTCAACTCCGTGCCGAAGGCAACCCGTTTTTCGCCGAGGAACTCACCCGCGCGCTGGTCGAGGAAGGCTACGTGGTCCGCACCAACGGGCACGTGCGTTTGACGCGGCCGGCGGAACAGATCCGCATTCCCGGTTCAGTGGAGGAAGTGCTCGGCGCCCGCGTCGACCGCCTCGGCCCGCACGCCAAGCGCGTGATTCAAGTCGCGGCGGTGCTCGGCCGGCAATTTCGCCGCGAACAAGTCGAGCAATTGCTGAGCGACGAAGGGATCGACATCGCCAGCCAACTCGAAGAACTCGAGCGACGGGGCGTGATTCATCGCAAGAGCGTGCATTCCGCGGACGAGTATCGCTTCGGCGAGAGCCTGACGCAGGAGGTCGCGTACGAAGGGTTGCTCCTCCGCGAGCGGCGGCAGTTACACGATCGTATCGGTCGCATCCTGGAAGCCGAGCATGGCGGCTCACCCAGTGAGCACGCCGCTCTGCTCGCGCATCACTTCAGCCGCAGCGACAGCCACGAGAAGGCGGTCGACGCGCTCATCCGCGCCGGCCGTCACGCCGAGCAGGTGCCATCGTATCGCAGTGCCGTCGAGTTGTATCGCCGTGCGTGGGATCTGGCGAACGCGGCGTTGGTGGAGACGACCGAGCCGGCGACGCAGACGCGATTGCGCCGCGCCGCCATCAATGCCGCGGTCGCGTTCTGCCGCATGACGGTGATCTATAGCGGGACCGAAACCGCCGACAGCGAGCAGGTGGCGGTTCATGCGCAGGAACTCGCCGAGTCCACCGGCGACCCCCAGGATATGGCTTCGCTCTACACCTATCACGGCATGATCATTCTCGGCGGCGCGCGCGAACGCTTCGGTGAAGGCTTGGCGCTGGTCGAGCGCGGCGCCGAGGTCGCGGCGCGCGCCGGCTTGACCGCCGCCACGATGAACATCACCCGCGCAGTGGCGTGGGGTTACATGGTCGACGGTCAATTCGCCCGGTCTCTGGGGTCGTTCGAACAACTCCTCGCCGGCCTCGAACAATCGGGCGATGCCGCCAAGCTCTCGGACATCTATCTGGGCTCGCTATCGATGCGCACGGCAATTCATCTTTATGGCGATGATCTCGCCGCCTCCCAAACCGCCGCAACCCGGACCTACGAGTTGGCGGTGCGGGCCTCGAATCGCACCATCCAGAGCATGAACGCTGGCCACCTGGCACTCGTCCATCTCGTCCGCGCCGAGTATGCCGACGCCAAGCGCTGGGCCGATCGCTCGCTCGAAATCGCCGAAGCCATCGGCAACCTCGCCGCGGTGCGCACCGGTGCCATCACGGCCCTGGCGTCGCGCATCGAGCTGGGCGAACCCGTGGCGGTCTCGCGCTATCTCGACCAGATTGAGCAGCGCTTCACCGCGCTCGGTGACTTGGCACTTAAGATCCACGTCGCGATCGATGCTTATCTGATGGTTGGTGAACTCAAACGCGCGCGACGCCTCGCCGAGCAGGCCTTTGCGCACGCCGGCGGGCGCCTCCGCGAGGCAATCAGCGCGACCGCGCTCGGCGACGTCATGCGGCGACTCGGGCCGGAACACTGGGACGAGTCTCAACAGTGGTACGATCGCGCCGTGACCACAGCGCGCGCCATCGGATCACAGTCAACGCTGGCGATCGCGACCCTCGGTGCGGCCGAGTTGGCCGCCGCGCGCGGCGACCACGCGCTGGCCGTGGCGCACGCCGACATGGCGCGGACGCTGCTGCGCGACCTCGGCGCGGCGCGTTACGAGGCGCGAGCGGAACGCCTCCTCGCGACGCTGCACGCCGGCGCCACCGCCACCGCATAGCGGCTACTTCTTCTTCGCCTTCTGTCGCTTCGCCGGCTGCGGCGCGGGCGGCACCAGCTGCCACAACGCGCGCAGCTCCGGATAGGTCATGACAAACCACAAGCCCAGCGGCGCCACGACGAAGGCCACCAAGCCGGAGAACACCCCGAGCGTGTCTTTGAAAACATTGGGCTGATCCATGATGAACGGATAGGTGAGCACCACGCCCACATCGATCAGGACGTACAACACGCTGCCCAGCGCGGCGGCAATCGCCGCGCGCTTGATACGGATGCCCGGCGTCGCCGCCACCAGCGCGAGGAACGGCACCATCCCCATCGACAACTGGGGTAACTGCACCAGCAGGTGCAGCTTACGAGTGCCGG
Encoded proteins:
- a CDS encoding AAA family ATPase, producing the protein MRCASCGTELLPGKQFCHVCGTRAVQACPNCGVTVSPGMRFCADCGFQLIPDAPATAPPANAPALAAGNGDRLERLSRHIPNELAQKILASKGSIAGERKLVTVLFCDLVGSTAIAERLDPEEYHELLERYLELAFAEIYRFDGIVNQLAGDGMMALFGAPVAHEDAPHRAIRAALAIRDALTRFNEQGQMAARLAGRALRARVGIHTGPVVVGTVGNDFKMDYSAIGDTTNLAARLQALAQPGTVLISEATHRLVRGFFEVQPAGTFEVKGKSQPVAVYEVQRLSGVTSPMAIAQARGMTPFVGRGEELAQLIACYERLSGSLAQVVAIVGEAGSGKSRLVYEFKQQLGGEDVVFFESRCSSLTQTQPHSPWVHMLRQYFGLTAGESPECACDKIQSKLAPLDLPPAVYTNLCHLLSLHGDAAPEESEDEIRRHVFEAVAHFMGAVSKSAPVVIVIEDLHWIDDASREMLELAVTQIRSVRVMLLVSHRPDFQPSWRPQAAFTLLNLRPLTDHTTAEIIRAVAGGALPPELEHTIQLRAEGNPFFAEELTRALVEEGYVVRTNGHVRLTRPAEQIRIPGSVEEVLGARVDRLGPHAKRVIQVAAVLGRQFRREQVEQLLSDEGIDIASQLEELERRGVIHRKSVHSADEYRFGESLTQEVAYEGLLLRERRQLHDRIGRILEAEHGGSPSEHAALLAHHFSRSDSHEKAVDALIRAGRHAEQVPSYRSAVELYRRAWDLANAALVETTEPATQTRLRRAAINAAVAFCRMTVIYSGTETADSEQVAVHAQELAESTGDPQDMASLYTYHGMIILGGARERFGEGLALVERGAEVAARAGLTAATMNITRAVAWGYMVDGQFARSLGSFEQLLAGLEQSGDAAKLSDIYLGSLSMRTAIHLYGDDLAASQTAATRTYELAVRASNRTIQSMNAGHLALVHLVRAEYADAKRWADRSLEIAEAIGNLAAVRTGAITALASRIELGEPVAVSRYLDQIEQRFTALGDLALKIHVAIDAYLMVGELKRARRLAEQAFAHAGGRLREAISATALGDVMRRLGPEHWDESQQWYDRAVTTARAIGSQSTLAIATLGAAELAAARGDHALAVAHADMARTLLRDLGAARYEARAERLLATLHAGATATA